The following are encoded in a window of Microcaecilia unicolor chromosome 14, aMicUni1.1, whole genome shotgun sequence genomic DNA:
- the LOC115458201 gene encoding olfactory receptor 8G1-like codes for MMSTMKMENKTVTTGFTLLGFSEYSHQQVLISTMVLLAFFISVLGNLGFLILMFFDHHLHKPMYFFLSSLSFLDICNTTVTLSTLLENLFTGNTYISFSLCMTQVYFFMSFEAAEFVLLAAMAYDRYVAICHPLRYAFMMDTKICSSLITASWIAGALDALPIQVSISQFSFCSFHQINHFFCDPNVLMKLSCSDVYSLQLLILIEGMFVAVLPCILILVSYTCIIKSILKIRSTESRSKAFSTCSSHLIVVIIFYVTLTCMYMRPPSLYSPGLDKLFSLLYTVLIPMLNPIIYSLRNQEVKNALRKVMFRKQ; via the coding sequence ATGATGTCAACAATGAAGATGGAGAACAAGACAGTGACCACAGGATTCACTCTTTTGGGCTTCTCTGAATATTCTCACCAGCAGGTCCTCATTTCCACAATGGTTTTACTGGCCTTCTTTATCTCTGTCTTGGGAAATTTGGGGTTTTTAATATTAATGTTCTTTGATCATCATCTCCACAAACCTATGTACTTCTTCCTCAGCAGTTTGTCCTTCTTAGATATCTGTAACACTACAGTCACTCTCTCAACGTTACTGGAGAACCTCTTCACAGGAAACACATACATTTCCTTTTCTCTGTGCATGACACAGGTCTACTTTTTCATGAGTTTTGAAGCTGCAGAATTTGTTCTTCTCGCCGCCATGGCCTATGATCGCTATGTGGCAATCTGCCACCCACTGCGCTATGCATTCATGATGGATACAAAAATATGTAGTTCACTCATCACTGCATCATGGATTGCTGGTGCTCTGGATGCACTTCCTATACAGGTTTCAATATCTCAGTTCTCTTTCTGCAGCTTTCATCAAATTAATCATTTTTTCTGTGACCCAAATGTACTGATGAAACTCTCCTGCAGTGATGTGTACAGTCTTCAACTTCTGATCCTTATTGAAGGGATGTTTGTGGCAGTCCTTCCTTGTATATTAATCCTAGTGTCATATACCTGTATTATCAAATCCATCCTGAAAATCCGATCTACAGAAAGTAGAAGCAAAGCCTTCTCCACCTGTTCCTCTCACCTCATTGTAGTTATTATATTCTACGTTACTTTGACATGTATGTATATGAGGCCACCCTCATTGTACTCACCAGGCCTAGACAAACTGTTCTCTCTTCTGTACACAGTTTTAATTCCAATGTTAAATCCAATAATTTATAGTCTGAGAAATCAAGAAGTAAAAAATGCTTTAAGAAAAGTCATGTTTAGAAAGCAATAA
- the LOC115458202 gene encoding olfactory receptor 8D1-like: MMSTMKMENKTVTTGFTLLGFSEYSHQQVLISTMVLLAFFISVLGNLGFLILMFFDHHLHKPMYFFLSNLSFLDICNTTVTLSTLLDNLFTGNTHISFSLCMTQLFLFMSFESAEFVLLTAMAYDRYVAICHPLRYAFMMDTKICSSLIVASWIAGALDALPIQVSISQFSFCSFHQINHFFCEPNVLIKLSCSDLHILEILIIIEGIVATVLPCTLTLVSYTCIIKSILKIRSTESRSKAFSTCSSHLIVVIIFYVTLTCMYMRPPSLYSPGLDKLFSLLYTVLIPMLNPIIYSLRNQEVKNAVRKVSFRKL; the protein is encoded by the coding sequence ATGATGTCAACAATGAAGATGGAGAATAAGACAGTGACCACAGGATTCACTCTTTTGGGCTTCTCTGAATATTCTCACCAGCAGGTCCTCATTTCCACAATGGTTTTACTGGCCTTCTTTATCTCTGTCTTGGGAAATTTGGGGTTTTTAATATTAATGTTCTTTGATCATCATCTCCACAAACCTATGTACTTCTTCCTCAGCAACTTGTCCTTCTTGGACATCTGTAACACGACAGTCACTCTCTCAACGTTACTGGACAACCTCTTCACAGGAAATACACACATTTCCTTTTCTCTGTGCATGACACAGCTCTTCCTTTTCATGAGTTTTGAATCTGCAGAATTTGTTCTCCTCACCGCCATGGCCTATGATCGCTATGTGGCAATCTGCCACCCACTGCGCTATGCATTCATGATGGATACAAAAATATGTAGTTCACTCATCGTTGCATCATGGATTGCTGGTGCTCTGGATGCACTTCCTATACAGGTTTCAATATCTCAGTTCTCTTTCTGCAGCTTTCATCAAATCAATCATTTCTTCTGTGAACCAAATGTACTGATAAAACTCTCCTGCAGTGATTTGCACATCCTTGAAATTCTGATAATAATTGAAGGGATAGTTGCGACTGTTCTTCCCTGTACATTAACCCTAGTATCGTATACTTGTATCATCAAATCCATCTTGAAAATCCGATCTACAGAAAGTAGAAGCAAAGCCTTCTCCACCTGTTCCTCCCACCTCATTGTGGTTATTATATTTTATGTGACTTTGACATGTATGTATATGAGGCCACCCTCATTGTACTCACCAGGCCTAGACAAACTGTTCTCTCTTCTGTACACAGTTTTAATTCCAATGTTAAATCCAATAATTTATAGTCTGAGAAATCAAGAAGTAAAAAATGCTGTAAGAAAAGTCAGTTTTAGAAAGCTATAA